The genome window AATTGAGAGATTTTTTAATCTTTTATCTCCATTAATTTCATTAATAAGTTTTACTGTTGCATCAGGAACTAATTCCTGCCAATTTTTATCTTCAATAATTCTATTTCTTACTTCAGTTCCAGATAAATTTAATCTGTCATAAAGTGGAGGCTGTTTAACCTCATAACCTTCTTCGGCAAATAACTGTTTAACCAATGGGTTTCCAGAATAGACAACTGAAAACGGAGGGGTTAACATTTTTACATGAGAAACCCAAAGTGCATTAAAATTAATGTCCTGCATTGGTATAATGTAATATCTGGATGAATCAACACCAATATCTGCTAGTGCCTGATTCATCATAACAACACGTTCTCCTGCTGTAAATGGATCTTTTAGACTATGGCTTAGCTGTGCACTACCTATACCAATTATAATTTCATCTACTTCATCTAGAATGCTTTCAATAACCTGAATATGTCCATTATGGACAGGTTGCATTCTTCCAATTAATATTCCACGTAATTTTTTCATTATAATCACTTAAGGTTCTAAACTATCTAAACATCTAATTAAATTCTCAGCAGTTTGTTGTTTTTCAGGTAGGGAACTTGTAGTTGCAATCTCTATGAGTAATGTATTAATTCCCATATCAGCAATTGGTTTTGTAACTTTTTCGGGACTTGTTCCCATATCAAAGTCATAATCAACTAAATTAACTGCATTTGTAATATTTTTAATATATGAGTTAATTTTAGGGGTTCTATCAGATAAACTGAATACAAAATTTGAATATTCATAATCAGGGTTTATTTCATGAACATCAACTACTAAAAACGGTTTGTCTTTAGCAATATTTGGAACAATAAGCTGATTAGCTAATTGTTCTCCAGCAGGTCGTGTATCATCCCTGGAAGTTAAATTATCTTTTGTTTTAACATAATAAACCACATATTTCTTTGTAAGATTGTGATCTCCATTTCCAGCTGTTATATTATAGATAGTTTCATTAATAGCCTCGTGGATTTGATGCTCTCTTGGATGAACTCCTATAATAATACCAATTGTTTTATCAGATGATAAATTTCCAGCTTCAATTTTATAAACAGTACCGTTATCATTATGACCAACGGTTGTAACATTATATGTGTTATCTGCAGATATCATGGAACTAAAAATAATTGCTAAATTAAATATTACTATTGCTACCAAAACAATAAGTAATAATTGATATTGCATTTTTTTATTCATAATATATACCTAATTTTGTTTAATAGTATATAGATATCTAACTAAACTTATATTAAAGACTTTTTACTTATATTCAATTAATCCGAATTTAAGGAGTTTTATTATGGAAGATAAAAACAAAATAATTATTCTTGCAGCAATTGTTGCAGTTATTGCAATTATTGGTGTTTTATTATTCACAGGATCTTTAGGATCTAATGGAAATAAGAATATGGAAACTACTCCATTTGAAATGGATTTCATGACTGGTAAATTTACCGGTAATGTTAAACTCGTAAATGATAAGGAAAAATTCATGCATTCCTATGAAGATAAACAAAATAGCATTACATATAATATATCTACTGTAGATAATTCTACAGCATTAATGGAAATCTATGAACTTCAAGGAATTACAAATCCTGATGTAAGAACATTTAACGGAAATGACTGGAATATCTATTTCAC of Methanobacteriaceae archaeon contains these proteins:
- a CDS encoding nicotinamide-nucleotide adenylyltransferase: MKKLRGILIGRMQPVHNGHIQVIESILDEVDEIIIGIGSAQLSHSLKDPFTAGERVVMMNQALADIGVDSSRYYIIPMQDINFNALWVSHVKMLTPPFSVVYSGNPLVKQLFAEEGYEVKQPPLYDRLNLSGTEVRNRIIEDKNWQELVPDATVKLINEINGDKRLKNLSIKEISEI